The Tistrella bauzanensis sequence TCCCGGATGAGGACGCGCGCAAGCTGAAGGCCGCCGGCGTTGCCCGGGTCTATACCCCCAAGGACTTCGAGATCACCCAGATCATGGCCGATATTGTTGCCCTGGTCGACGGGCTGACCCGCGAAGCCGCCTGACCGGACGGATCGACACCAGGGCAATGCCGACGCCAACCCTGAGCCCCGTCCTGATATCGGCCTGTCTTCTGGGCAGGCCGGTGCGCTTCGATGGCCGGGGTGCTACCCGGCCGCATCCGCTGATCGACCGGCTTCAGGCCACCGGGCGGCTGATCCCGCTCTGCCCGGAAATCGCGGGCGGTCTGCCGACCCCGCGCCCGCCGGCCGAGATTGTGCCAACCGGGCATGTGACCGATGGCGCGGGCGGGCGGGCGGTGATCGACGCGACCGGTGCCGATGTCACGGCGGCGTTCGCGACCGGCGCCGCGCTCGCTGTGGAAACCGCGCGGCGGGCCGGGGCGCGGCTGGCGCTGCTGAAGGCGCGCAGCCCCTCCTGCGGGGCAGGGCTGGTCTATGACGGCAGTTTCTCAGGCAGGCTGATCGCCGGCCACGGGCTGACCGCGGCGGCGCTGACCGCGGCCGGCATCATCGTCTGCGCCGATGACGATCTGGATCGCGCCGCCCGGCTTCTGGCCGAGCTGGATGGTGACAACGCCTGGTAGGGCCGCGATCCTACTTGGTTTCCACCGACAGGCTGCCCTCGCCAACATTCACCTCGACGCCACTGGTCTTCTGGCTTTCCTGATAGTACTGATAGCCAAGTCCAATCGCCGCGACGGCAAGAACACCGATGACGAGATAAAGAATATTTCGGTTCATATCGACATAACCTCATTCTTTTTTGCCAGGCGGGTGCCAATGGCCTTTTCATTGAATCATATGACGTCATGAAATGATTGGGGTGTCAACCGAGCGGGATCTTCTGGAACACCCGGACACCAAATAGACACCAGTGGTGTCATCACCAGGGCCGTCGATGGTCGTGGCGGCATCGAGCTGGATCGGCAGTCGCATGGCGGCCCGCATTCCTGTAGCGTTGGGGCAGAGCGCCACCATGCAGGACAAAAATCATGCAACGGATGACGATCAATCCGCCGGTATTCTTCGGCGCCGCCTTCATCATTCTCGCCTTCGTGGTGTCAGGGGCGGTGATGCCCCAGACACTCGAATCATTCTTCTCTCTTCTACAGTCCGAAATCCTGTCGCGATTCGGCTGGTTCTACATCCTGTCGGTCTCGATCTTTGTCGGTGTCGCGCTGTTCATGGGCATCAGCCGCTTCGGCCGGCTGAAGCTGGGACCGGATGATTCGACGCCCGATTTCCGTTACACCTCGTGGGTGGCGATGTTGTTCGCGGCCGGCATGGGCATCGGGCTGATGTTCTTCGCGGTCGGCGAGCCGATGACCCATTTCAGCAGCCCGCCGGTGGTGGAACCGCGTTCCTTCGATGCCCAGCGCTCGGCGATGAACATCACCTTCTTCCATTGGGGCCTGCATGCCTGGGGAATCTATGCGATCGTCGGGCTGTCGCTGGCCTATTTCGGATACCGATATAATCTGCCGCTGACCATCCGCTCCGGCCTCTATCCGCTGCTGAAGGAACGGATCAACGGCCCGATCGGTCACGCGGTCGACATCTTCGCGATCTGCGGCACGGTGTTCGGCATTGCCACCTCGCTGGGTTTCGGCGTGCTTCAGATCAATGCCGGGCTCAACCATCTGACCGGGCTTGAGGTCTCGTCCACCGTTCAGGTGATCCTGATCGCGGGCGTCACCTGTGTGGCAACCGTGTCGGTGATCAGCGGCCTGGACCGCGGCGTGCGCATCCTCAGCGAAACCAATCTGGTGCTGGCGGTCACGCTGATGCTGTTCGTGCTCGCTGTCGGCCCCACCACCTTTATCCTGCGGGCCTTCGTCCAGAATATCGGCATCTACCTGGACAATTTCCTGATCAAGAGCTTCAACCTCTATGCCTATGAGCCGCGGTCGTGGATCGAATCCTGGACGCTGTTCTATTGGGCCTGGTGGATTTCCTGGTCGCCGTTTGTCGGCATGTTCATCGCCCGCATCTCGCGCGGGCGGACGGTGCGCGAATTCGTGGTCGCGGTGCTGTTCGTGCCGTTGGGTTTCACCTTCCTGTGGATGACCGTGTTCGGCAACACGGCCATGTATATCGACACCATGGTCGCCGACGGCGCGCTGGCCGCGGCGGTGGCCGATGACCTGTCGGTGGCGCTGTTCCGCTTCCTGGAATATCTGCCGCTCAGCAGCGTCACCTCGGTGCTGGCGGTATTGCTGGTGACGGTGTTCTTCATCACCTCGTCGGATTCGGGCTCGATGGTGGTCGACACCATCGCCGCTGGTGGCGCCACCGACACGCCGGCGCTGCAACGCGTGTTCTGGTGCGCGATGGAGGGTGTGGTCGCGGCGGTGCTGCTGCTGGCGGGCGGGCTCTCGGCGCTTCAAACCGCCACCATCGCCAGCGCCCTGCCCTTCGCCGTGGTGATGCTGCTGCTGTGCTGGGGGCTGTTCCGGGGCATGACCGCCGATCTGGCCGGCATCTCGGCGCCCGCCGTGGTGGCGATGCCCGCGGTGGAGGTCGGCTGGAAGCGCCGGCTCGCCCATATCCTGCACACGCCCGACGAAGCCGACATCCGCCGCTTCATCGACACCACCGTCACCGAGGCGTTGACGGCGGTGGCGGCAGAGCTGGAGAAGAGCGGCCGCGCCGCCACCACCGAGCGCGATACGGATACCGGCATCGTCAGCCTGGTGGCGCCGGCCGAAGGTGTCCGCAACTTCCTCTATGGCGTCGGGCTCGCCTCCCACAAGCTGCCGGCGATGACCGTCATGGATGCCACGCGTCCGGAACTGCGGCATGAGGCACGCACCATGTTCAGCGATGGCAGCCGTGGCTATGACGTCTATGGTCTGACCCGCGACCAGTTGATCGCCGATGTTCTGGTCCAGTTCGACCGTTATCAGACCCTGGTCCAGACCCCGCGCGCGGCGCTGTTCGCGGGCGCGCCGGAACAGGATCTGCCGGCCTGACCGGCCAGGCCCCAGCGCGCGCGGACGTCATGGGCCTCACGGGTGCATGCGCGCGCCCTTGGTGATCCGGTCGACCACGCGGCGCTCGGCGCGCAGGCCCAACCCCACCACCCGCGCGGTATCAGGGCCGTATTCGGCAAAAACCGCGCGGTTCGCCGCATCATGGCCGGTGCTGAACATCTCCTCGATATACAGCGCCGTCGCCACGCCGCGTTCCAGGCTGCGACGGTGGATATTGGCCATGGTCGCGGTATCCGCCGCCAGCACGATCACCGGCTGAACCGACAGGCTTGAATGAACATGGCCTGCGGCATCGCGATAGGGCGCGCCGATGATCTCGGGGTTGGCGCCGACCACGCCGCTCATCAGAAAGGCGGTCACGTTCAGCTTCTGCCACACCGCCAGATCCTCGCGGATCACCAGAGCGATCTTGGTGTCGAAGACGGGTGCGCGCTCTGGGGCGGCATCGTTATTGGCAGGGGCATCGGGTGCAGGGGTCGCGGCAGTCATCGGCCGGTATGCTCCGGATCAGTGGGTGACAGGCCCGCAAGCTGGCGCAGCAGCGGCCACAGCCGCACGGCATCGGCGCCCAGCAACGCGCGGACATCCTGGTTGAGCGCCGCCATCTCGGCCTGCAACACCGGTCGCAGCGCCTCGGCCGCCGGTGTGGAAGACAGGCGGTTGACCCGGCGGTCGCGCGGATCGGGCCGGCGGACCACCAGCCCCTGCTTCACCAACCGCTCGATCACGCCGGTGGCGGTGGCACTGTCCAGCACCAGCCGCTGGCCGATCTCCACCCCGTTCAGGCCGTCATGCTCCCACAACACCTGAAGCACGGCATATTGCACCGGGGTCACCCCATGGGGCGCCAGCCGGTCGCGTGCCGCCCGGCTCACCGCCTGCGCGGCCTTGCCGGTCAGAAAGCTGATGCAGTCCTCGATCCGATCCATGGCCGGAAGACTGGCATGCCTGTATCTCGCATACGAGTCATTTATCGGAAAAAACGGCCACGGCCCATGACCGCGGCCCCGTCTCAATACAACCGTCTCAATACAATGCCACCCCGGCGATATAGCGGTGGCCGGCGAACAGGGCCGCATAAACCGCCAGCGCCACCAGCCAGCGCCACCAGGCGATTTCGCCGAAGGCGCCCTTGGCGCGGCCGCTGAACATGGCGGCGAAAGGCACATAGGAACTGGTGGCGGTGAACATGGCCCACGACACCGGCACCGCGCGGCGCTTGCGCATCTCGATGAAGCGCGTGCCCACGAAACCGACCAGCAGGATCGTGCCGGCCAGGATGGTGGTGGCGGCATCGCCGTTGGCCAGGATATGGGCGACCGCCCAGATCATGATGCCCCACATCACCGGGTGGCGGGTGATCTTCAGCACGCCCACAGCCCGCATCGATCCGGGACCGCCGGTGTTGCCGTCACTGCCGGCCATGGTGGGGTTGCGCTGGGTCACGCCCAGCACCAGAAACAGCACCGACACCAGCATCAGCAGAAAGGCCAGATGCCGCGGGGCGCCGGTTCCGTCCCACAACGGGATATAGGGCGCCGAGGCGTAGCCCCAGATCAGGATGCCCAGCGCGAAGATCGCCACCATCGAATAGGCGGCACGATACGGGCCTTCCTCCAGCGACCGCACCAGACCGGCGCGCACCGATGGTATGCCCGGTACCAGATGCGTGATCGCGAACAGCGCCGCGCCGATGGCGAGACCGATAAGTTCCATTGTGATGAGACCTTCCCCGCCTTTTCCCCGACGCCAGCATGACCGGGACCGGCCCCGGGTTCAATCCCGCATCATGACAGCGGGGCCGGGGCTGGCCCGACCGGTGCAGGCCGGGAGAGATCGGGGCCGGAGACGCGCAGTTGGCGGCAGGATCAGAACATGTTCAGTTCCAGCCGGGCATCCTCGCTCATCAGTTCGGGCGTCCATGGCGGATCCCAGACCACCTCGACCGTCACATCCGACAGCCGGCCAATGTCGCGGACCTTGGTCTCGATCTCCACCGGCAGGCTTTCGGCCACCGGGCACATCGGCGAGGTCAGGGTCATCCGGATATAGGCCTGATCGCCGCCGTCGATCCGTACCTCGTAGATCAGGCCCAGATCATAGATGTTCACAGGGATTTCGGGATCATAGCAGCTGCGCAGCACGTCGATGACCGCCGTTTCGAGGTCGCCGGTGCCGACGTCGCCGCCGGTCTGTGTACCACCGCTGTGGATGGTCGAGGTGTTTTCGGTCATGTCGCCTGCTTCCGTTCAAAACCCGTCGTCATCACGTTGCCCGTCGTCATCACGTTGCCCGTCTGCGCGGGCTTGTCTGGTGTGGTCGGGCGCACCGCATGCCGGTATCGGCGGCCCGTCCTGTCCACTCATTCGGTGCTGACACCACCACCGCCACCGCCCAGCGCCCTGGCCAGCGTGTGCCAGGGCAGGGTCGCGCATTTCACCCGGCTGGGGAATTCACGCACGCCCCCCAGCGCCGCCAGCACGCCCAGCACCGCCTCGACCTCCGGGTCGTCCAGCGCCCGTGGATCGGTGCCGGTCACCAGATCGCGAAACCGGGTGAACAGGCTCGCGATCTCGTCGCGGCTCCGGCCCAGCACCGCATCGGTCATCATCGACGCCGAGGCGGTCGAAATGGCGCAGCCCCGGCCCTTGAAGGCGATCGCCGCCACCCGGTCGCCATCCATCCGCAGATCCACGGTCACCTCGTCGCCACAGAGCGGGTTGTGACCATGGGCCGTGGCATCGGCCGGATCCAGCCGGCCGGCATGGTGCGGGTTGCGGTTATGGTCCAGGATCACCTGCTGATACAGCAGGCGCAGATCGTCATCCAGTGCGGCAGCATCGGCCGGCATCGCGGCGGTCCTTCCTCAGCCCATGAACTTCACGACCTTGCGCAGGCCGTCGACCAGAGCATCCACTTCGTCCCGGGTGTTGTACATGCCGAACGATGCCCGCGCCGTCGCCGGCACGCCGAAGCGCACCATCAGCGGCTGGGTGCAGTGATGGCCGGTGCGCACCGCCACGCCCTGCTGGTCAAGAATGGTGCCGATGTCATGCGGGTGGATGCCGTCGATGGTGAACGACACCACCCCGGCCTTGTCGCGCGCCTCGCCGATGATCTTCAGCCGGTTGATCTCGCACAGTCGTTCATGGGCATAGGCGGTCAGGTCGTGTTCATGGGCCGCGATCGCGCCCACGCCGATGCCCGCGATATAATCCAGCGCGGCCGCAAAGCCGATCGCACCCACGATATGCGGGGTGCCGGCCTCGAATTTCGCCGGCGGCTCGGCATAGGTGGTCTTCTCGAAGGTCACCGTCTCGATCATATCGCCACCGCCCTGCCAGGGCGGCATCGCCTTCAGCAGCGGCAGCTTGCCATACAGCACGCCGAAGCCGGTCGGGCCATAGGCCTTATGCGACGACATGGCATAGAAATCGGCATCCAGCGCCTGCACGTCCACCGCCAGATGCGGCAGCGCCTGGGCGCCGTCGATCACCGCGATCGCACCCACCTTGTGGGCGGCCTCGATCATTCGCCGCACCGGCAGGATGGTGCCCAGCGCGTTCGAGACATGCGCCACCGCCATCACCTTCACCCGGCGGCTGGAAATCAGCCGGTCGAAGGCATCCTGATCCACCTCGCCCCGGTCATCCACCGGCGCCACCACAAGCCGCGCGCCGGTGGTCTCGGCGATCATCTGCCAGGGCACGATGTTGGAGTGGTGTTCCAGATGGGTGATCAGGATTTCGTCGCCGGCGCGGAGATTGGCCCGGCCCCAGCAATGCGCGACCAGATTGATGCTCTCGGTCGTGCCACGGGTGAAGACGATCTCATTGGTCGAGGCGGCATTGATCCAGGCCCGCACAGTCTCGCGCGCCGCCTCATAGCCCTGCGTGGCCTTTTCCGACAGGTAGTGGACGCCGCGATGGACGTTGGCATAACCGGTCTCATACACCGCCCGTTCGGCATCCAGCACCTGCCGCGGCTTCTGCGACGAGGCGGCGTTGTCCAGATAGACCAGCGGCTTGCCGCGCACCTGGGTCGCCAGGATCGGGAAATCGGCGCGGATCCGCGCCACGTCATACAAGGGTCGTGTGGTCTGGTCGGTCATGACGCTGTCGCCTCCTTCACGACCGCGTCGGTCAGCACGGTCTGGGCCATGTGGCGGTCGACCCAGCCCGAGACCTGCTCACGGAAGGCCTCGAATGGCAGGCGGTCGACAATCTCTTCAGCGAAGGCGCGGGTCAGGATCCGCCGGCCCTCGGCGGCATCCAGGCCGCGGCTTTGCAGATAAAACAGCTCCTGCTCGGAAATCGCGCCGACGGTGGCGCCGTGGGCGCATTTCACCTCGTCGGCATGGATCTCCAGTTCCGGCTTGGGCAGGATTTCGGCGGTGCGCGATGCCAGCAGGTTGCGGCTCGACATCGACGCATCGGTGCCGACGGCGCCGGGCAGCACATGCACGCGCCCGCAGAAGATGCCGCGCGCGCGGCCACCGGCGACCCCCTTCCAGGTCTGCGACAGCCGGCCGTCGCGGTGGCGGTGCTCGACATTGGACCGGGTGTCGGTCTGCTGTTCGGCGCCGATCGCGAACAGCCCGTCCAGGGTCGCCGCCGCCCCGCGCCCGTCCAGCATCACATCGATGCCATGGCGCGACAGCCGGGCGCCCAGATCGATCTGGATCACGTTCAGCGTGGCATCACCGGCGACCGAGGCCGCCAGCCGGTCGATATGGAACGCCGTCTCGCCGCTGGTCTGCAACCGGATCAGGTCCAGCCGGGCGCCACGCGCCAGCCGGATCTCGATCACCGCGTTGACGAAGGCGGTCTCACCTGCCAGGCCCCGCCAGTGCTCGATCACCGTGGCGCGGGCATTCTCGGCCAGATCGATCACGATCCGGGGTTGCGCCACCACGGGGGTGCGCGGGCTCAGCGCGTGGTGCAGCAGATGCACCGGGCGGGACAGTTCAACCCCGCGCGGCACGATCACCGCCGCGCCATCGGCCAGCGCCGCCTGATTGAGTGCGGCAAAGCCATCGGCATCATCACGGGCGATCCGGCCCAGCACCGGCTCGATGCGGTCTGCGTCTCCGGCAATCGCGTCGGCCAGACCCGACACCCGGACCCCCTCGGGCAGATCCCCCACCGCCGACAGATCGGCGGAAAATCGGCCATTGACCATGGTGATCCGGTCGCAATCGATGCCCTTGGGCACGATCGGCATCAGATGCGCCCAGGTCAGCATCGGCACGGCGCCCTCGCCGGCCGTGAAGCTCTGGCCATAGAGCGCGTTCAGCCGCAGGTTCCGCCAGTCCTCGGCACGCGGGGTCGGCAGGCCCAGCGAGCGGAAGCCGTCGCGGCCCCGGGCGCGCAGCGCTTCCAGCCAGTCGGGGCCACCGTGATGGCCCTGGGCCGCGATCAGCATGTCCAGCTTGTCAGGGGTGGCATCCAGAACCGCCATGGTCTCAGGCCCCCGCGCCGGCAAGCTCGTCGATCCAGCCATAGCCCTTTTCCTCAAGCTCCAGGGCCAGCGACTTGTCGCCGGAACGCACGATCCGGCCATGGGCCAGCACGTGCACGAAATCGGGCACGATATGGTCCAGCAGCCGCTGATAATGGGTGATCATGATGAATGACCGCGCCGGATCGCGCAGGGTGTTCACACCGTCGGCCACCGCCTTCAGCGCATCGATATCCAGCCCGCTATCGGTCTCGTCCAGGATGCACAGCTTCGGCTCCAGCACGGCCATCTGGAAGATCTCGTTGCGCTTCTTCTCGCCGCCCGAGAAGCCGGCATTCACCGGCCGCTTCAGCAGGCTCTCATCCAGATGCACGATCTTCAGCTTCTGGCGGACCAGCTTCAGG is a genomic window containing:
- a CDS encoding DUF523 domain-containing protein, whose product is MPTPTLSPVLISACLLGRPVRFDGRGATRPHPLIDRLQATGRLIPLCPEIAGGLPTPRPPAEIVPTGHVTDGAGGRAVIDATGADVTAAFATGAALAVETARRAGARLALLKARSPSCGAGLVYDGSFSGRLIAGHGLTAAALTAAGIIVCADDDLDRAARLLAELDGDNAW
- a CDS encoding MarR family winged helix-turn-helix transcriptional regulator, translated to MDRIEDCISFLTGKAAQAVSRAARDRLAPHGVTPVQYAVLQVLWEHDGLNGVEIGQRLVLDSATATGVIERLVKQGLVVRRPDPRDRRVNRLSSTPAAEALRPVLQAEMAALNQDVRALLGADAVRLWPLLRQLAGLSPTDPEHTGR
- a CDS encoding cysteine desulfurase; translated protein: MTDQTTRPLYDVARIRADFPILATQVRGKPLVYLDNAASSQKPRQVLDAERAVYETGYANVHRGVHYLSEKATQGYEAARETVRAWINAASTNEIVFTRGTTESINLVAHCWGRANLRAGDEILITHLEHHSNIVPWQMIAETTGARLVVAPVDDRGEVDQDAFDRLISSRRVKVMAVAHVSNALGTILPVRRMIEAAHKVGAIAVIDGAQALPHLAVDVQALDADFYAMSSHKAYGPTGFGVLYGKLPLLKAMPPWQGGGDMIETVTFEKTTYAEPPAKFEAGTPHIVGAIGFAAALDYIAGIGVGAIAAHEHDLTAYAHERLCEINRLKIIGEARDKAGVVSFTIDGIHPHDIGTILDQQGVAVRTGHHCTQPLMVRFGVPATARASFGMYNTRDEVDALVDGLRKVVKFMG
- a CDS encoding iron-sulfur cluster assembly protein translates to MTENTSTIHSGGTQTGGDVGTGDLETAVIDVLRSCYDPEIPVNIYDLGLIYEVRIDGGDQAYIRMTLTSPMCPVAESLPVEIETKVRDIGRLSDVTVEVVWDPPWTPELMSEDARLELNMF
- a CDS encoding BCCT family transporter — protein: MQRMTINPPVFFGAAFIILAFVVSGAVMPQTLESFFSLLQSEILSRFGWFYILSVSIFVGVALFMGISRFGRLKLGPDDSTPDFRYTSWVAMLFAAGMGIGLMFFAVGEPMTHFSSPPVVEPRSFDAQRSAMNITFFHWGLHAWGIYAIVGLSLAYFGYRYNLPLTIRSGLYPLLKERINGPIGHAVDIFAICGTVFGIATSLGFGVLQINAGLNHLTGLEVSSTVQVILIAGVTCVATVSVISGLDRGVRILSETNLVLAVTLMLFVLAVGPTTFILRAFVQNIGIYLDNFLIKSFNLYAYEPRSWIESWTLFYWAWWISWSPFVGMFIARISRGRTVREFVVAVLFVPLGFTFLWMTVFGNTAMYIDTMVADGALAAAVADDLSVALFRFLEYLPLSSVTSVLAVLLVTVFFITSSDSGSMVVDTIAAGGATDTPALQRVFWCAMEGVVAAVLLLAGGLSALQTATIASALPFAVVMLLLCWGLFRGMTADLAGISAPAVVAMPAVEVGWKRRLAHILHTPDEADIRRFIDTTVTEALTAVAAELEKSGRAATTERDTDTGIVSLVAPAEGVRNFLYGVGLASHKLPAMTVMDATRPELRHEARTMFSDGSRGYDVYGLTRDQLIADVLVQFDRYQTLVQTPRAALFAGAPEQDLPA
- the sufU gene encoding Fe-S cluster assembly sulfur transfer protein SufU, with amino-acid sequence MPADAAALDDDLRLLYQQVILDHNRNPHHAGRLDPADATAHGHNPLCGDEVTVDLRMDGDRVAAIAFKGRGCAISTASASMMTDAVLGRSRDEIASLFTRFRDLVTGTDPRALDDPEVEAVLGVLAALGGVREFPSRVKCATLPWHTLARALGGGGGGVSTE
- the sufD gene encoding Fe-S cluster assembly protein SufD — protein: MAGSTSLPARGPETMAVLDATPDKLDMLIAAQGHHGGPDWLEALRARGRDGFRSLGLPTPRAEDWRNLRLNALYGQSFTAGEGAVPMLTWAHLMPIVPKGIDCDRITMVNGRFSADLSAVGDLPEGVRVSGLADAIAGDADRIEPVLGRIARDDADGFAALNQAALADGAAVIVPRGVELSRPVHLLHHALSPRTPVVAQPRIVIDLAENARATVIEHWRGLAGETAFVNAVIEIRLARGARLDLIRLQTSGETAFHIDRLAASVAGDATLNVIQIDLGARLSRHGIDVMLDGRGAAATLDGLFAIGAEQQTDTRSNVEHRHRDGRLSQTWKGVAGGRARGIFCGRVHVLPGAVGTDASMSSRNLLASRTAEILPKPELEIHADEVKCAHGATVGAISEQELFYLQSRGLDAAEGRRILTRAFAEEIVDRLPFEAFREQVSGWVDRHMAQTVLTDAVVKEATAS
- a CDS encoding NnrU family protein, with the translated sequence MELIGLAIGAALFAITHLVPGIPSVRAGLVRSLEEGPYRAAYSMVAIFALGILIWGYASAPYIPLWDGTGAPRHLAFLLMLVSVLFLVLGVTQRNPTMAGSDGNTGGPGSMRAVGVLKITRHPVMWGIMIWAVAHILANGDAATTILAGTILLVGFVGTRFIEMRKRRAVPVSWAMFTATSSYVPFAAMFSGRAKGAFGEIAWWRWLVALAVYAALFAGHRYIAGVALY
- a CDS encoding DUF2000 family protein, translating into MTAATPAPDAPANNDAAPERAPVFDTKIALVIREDLAVWQKLNVTAFLMSGVVGANPEIIGAPYRDAAGHVHSSLSVQPVIVLAADTATMANIHRRSLERGVATALYIEEMFSTGHDAANRAVFAEYGPDTARVVGLGLRAERRVVDRITKGARMHP
- the sufC gene encoding Fe-S cluster assembly ATPase SufC, with product MLIIRDLHARVDGKEILRGLDLDVRPGEVHAIMGPNGAGKSTLSHILAGRDGYEVTRGSVTYMGQDLLEMAPEMRARAGVFLAFQYPVEIPGVNNTYLLKMALNARRKHEGLPELDAIQFLKLVRQKLKIVHLDESLLKRPVNAGFSGGEKKRNEIFQMAVLEPKLCILDETDSGLDIDALKAVADGVNTLRDPARSFIMITHYQRLLDHIVPDFVHVLAHGRIVRSGDKSLALELEEKGYGWIDELAGAGA